A portion of the Thermoanaerobaculum aquaticum genome contains these proteins:
- a CDS encoding DUF3426 domain-containing protein translates to MKGNPALGLSVALAALALVACGSKETPEQKVTRLRLAHQVQPTAVQVRTTPEGPELLIDFTVVNTAREKLPTLTVKVVLVDSKGKDRATHLVSLSTADLLPGVAGQVTGFIRGETLSQGEQVRVEVEAEVPVKDRARYPEYRDVL, encoded by the coding sequence ATGAAAGGTAACCCAGCGCTTGGTCTTAGCGTGGCGCTTGCGGCTTTGGCCCTGGTGGCTTGTGGCAGCAAAGAAACGCCGGAGCAAAAGGTCACCCGATTGCGCCTAGCCCATCAGGTGCAACCCACCGCGGTACAGGTGAGGACCACGCCCGAGGGACCGGAGCTGCTCATTGACTTCACGGTGGTCAACACCGCCCGGGAAAAGCTTCCTACTTTGACCGTGAAGGTGGTTTTGGTGGACAGCAAGGGGAAAGATCGGGCCACGCACCTGGTGAGCTTAAGCACCGCCGATTTGCTGCCCGGGGTGGCGGGGCAGGTCACCGGCTTTATCCGCGGCGAAACCCTGTCCCAGGGAGAGCAGGTGCGGGTGGAGGTGGAGGCGGAGGTTCCGGTGAAGGACCGCGCTCGCTATCCCGAGTACCGGGACGTGCTGTAA
- a CDS encoding GGDEF domain-containing protein: MRGLDLERLINLVRLAVVACIAIVTTVQQLLGGRPLPELSGTGTLLGLFIGLVFLQMFLAYLPWDQRYSRFLALLDVVVVTAVLLNFVASGRPLWATNSQVVFLGYLLGLVLVGLRGDPVLARRVAVVAFVGYGGVLALATHGWDLARQPADALYGSFRWDVQVLRLGLLSFCGVAVTYAAKLAEMERKSSRLDALTGVFNRRFLDEYLTMMVARAKRAKQPLSVLMVDLDGFKQYNDTRGHEKGDAMLREVALSLAGAVREDNVVARYGGDEFVVVLPATPGELARQVATDLCQLFTGEITVSVGVACLGPGGGSKRELLRAADEALYRAKRQGGGVAVAG; this comes from the coding sequence GTGCGCGGGCTTGATCTGGAGCGGCTCATCAACCTGGTGCGCTTGGCGGTGGTAGCCTGCATCGCGATAGTGACCACTGTACAGCAGCTTCTGGGGGGGCGGCCGCTGCCGGAGCTCAGCGGTACCGGCACGCTCTTAGGGCTTTTCATCGGTTTGGTTTTTCTTCAAATGTTTCTGGCATACCTGCCCTGGGACCAGCGCTACTCCCGCTTCCTGGCCCTCTTGGACGTCGTCGTGGTCACCGCGGTGCTCTTGAACTTCGTGGCCAGCGGCAGGCCCCTGTGGGCCACCAACTCGCAGGTGGTTTTCCTGGGCTACCTCTTGGGCTTGGTGCTGGTGGGTTTGCGGGGCGATCCGGTGCTGGCCCGGCGGGTGGCGGTAGTGGCCTTCGTGGGCTACGGAGGGGTTCTGGCCTTGGCAACCCATGGCTGGGACCTGGCCCGCCAGCCCGCCGATGCCCTCTACGGGAGCTTTCGCTGGGACGTGCAGGTGCTGCGCTTGGGGCTTTTGAGCTTTTGTGGGGTTGCCGTCACCTACGCTGCCAAGCTGGCGGAAATGGAGCGGAAGTCCTCCCGTTTGGACGCCCTTACCGGGGTTTTTAACCGGCGGTTTTTGGATGAGTACCTCACCATGATGGTGGCCCGCGCCAAGCGAGCCAAACAGCCCCTTTCGGTGCTCATGGTGGATTTGGATGGCTTCAAGCAGTACAACGACACCCGTGGGCACGAGAAGGGCGATGCCATGCTCCGGGAGGTGGCCCTTTCTTTAGCCGGGGCGGTGCGGGAGGACAACGTGGTGGCGCGCTACGGCGGGGACGAGTTCGTGGTGGTGCTCCCGGCTACCCCGGGGGAGCTAGCCCGCCAGGTGGCCACGGACCTTTGCCAGCTTTTCACCGGCGAGATTACGGTTTCGGTGGGGGTGGCGTGCTTGGGTCCCGGTGGTGGCAGCAAGCGGGAGCTGCTGCGGGCCGCCGATGAAGCCCTGTACCGCGCCAAAAGGCAAGGCGGGGGCGTAGCGGTGGCGGGTTAA
- the hemW gene encoding radical SAM family heme chaperone HemW, whose product MARPASLYLHLPFCASRCAYCTFVTSTERELLPRYMAALRREVTLLARLAKRPLRTLYLGGGTPSLLPADELSELFSVLNGSFPRLPSAEVTLEANPDDVTEERLTFWKSLGVNRVSVGVQSFDDGVLALLSRRHSAQQARVALQSLLAAGFVVSADLMLGLPGLNRRRLEQTLEALVQLSPHHVSVYLLEMDKPHRLALLAQRHAGLFPSEEEAAWQYLTTARFLRRAGYRHYEVSNWARPGFEARHNLRYWQGGVVLACGVGAYGQGRRSRWANTPNLGEYMASLESSRFPRTFRSYLTPEAVQAEKVMLRLRLSRGVRWQEAEALAENRPRFWQLLGDFLAAGLARRRGERVRLTPRGWLVSNELFATLV is encoded by the coding sequence GTGGCGCGCCCCGCAAGCCTCTACCTGCACCTCCCCTTTTGCGCTTCCCGGTGTGCCTACTGCACCTTCGTCACCTCCACCGAACGGGAGCTTTTGCCCCGCTACATGGCGGCCTTACGCCGGGAGGTTACGCTTTTGGCCCGCTTGGCCAAAAGGCCCTTACGCACCTTGTACTTGGGGGGCGGCACACCGTCGTTGCTGCCGGCTGACGAGCTTTCGGAGCTTTTCTCGGTTCTCAACGGCTCCTTTCCCCGCCTTCCCAGCGCTGAGGTGACGCTGGAAGCTAACCCTGACGACGTCACCGAAGAACGCCTCACGTTTTGGAAGAGCCTGGGGGTCAACCGGGTGTCGGTGGGGGTGCAGTCCTTTGACGATGGCGTTTTGGCTTTGCTTTCCCGCAGGCACTCAGCACAGCAGGCGAGGGTTGCTTTGCAGAGCCTTTTGGCTGCGGGGTTTGTGGTTTCGGCGGACCTCATGCTGGGTCTTCCCGGCTTGAACCGGCGAAGGCTGGAGCAGACGCTGGAAGCTCTGGTGCAGCTTTCCCCCCACCACGTGTCCGTTTACCTTTTGGAAATGGACAAGCCCCACCGCCTGGCGCTTTTAGCCCAGCGGCACGCCGGGCTTTTCCCCTCCGAGGAGGAAGCAGCGTGGCAGTACCTCACCACCGCCCGTTTTTTGCGGCGGGCGGGGTATCGGCACTACGAGGTTTCCAACTGGGCCCGCCCGGGCTTTGAAGCCAGACACAACCTGCGGTACTGGCAGGGAGGGGTGGTACTGGCCTGCGGGGTGGGGGCCTACGGCCAGGGACGCCGCAGCCGCTGGGCCAACACCCCCAACCTGGGGGAGTACATGGCTTCGCTGGAGTCTTCGCGTTTTCCCCGAACCTTTCGGTCTTACCTCACACCGGAAGCGGTGCAGGCGGAAAAGGTCATGCTTCGCTTGCGGCTTTCCCGCGGGGTGCGCTGGCAGGAAGCAGAGGCGCTTGCGGAAAACCGGCCCCGGTTTTGGCAGCTTCTCGGGGATTTCCTGGCGGCGGGTCTGGCCCGCCGGCGGGGTGAGCGGGTGCGCTTGACCCCCCGGGGGTGGCTGGTGTCCAACGAGCTCTTTGCCACGCTCGTGTAA
- a CDS encoding inositol monophosphatase family protein produces the protein MDSYLAVAATAAQIGGEVLRRHFRGALRVDEKSRNDFVSTADRESEEAIRRYLAKATPECAFLGEESGRAGSQARAWVVDPLDGTTNFVRGFPHFAVSVALMEGSEVLVGAIYDPMRDDLFTACRGAGAFCNGKKIAVSGRASLEGSFLTTGFPFRMGAALATYLAVFAEVFPRAAAIRRPGAASLDLAHTACGIFDAFFEFFLSPWDLAAGVLLVQEAGGRVTNLDGKPDVWTNGNVVAGSPRVQAELLHLLQKHANEETLSVLRVAESGRTGAAG, from the coding sequence GTGGATTCTTACCTGGCGGTGGCTGCCACGGCGGCGCAAATTGGCGGGGAGGTGCTCCGTCGGCACTTCCGGGGTGCCCTGAGGGTGGATGAGAAGTCCCGCAACGACTTCGTTTCCACCGCCGATCGCGAAAGCGAGGAAGCGATCCGCAGGTACCTAGCGAAGGCCACGCCGGAGTGCGCGTTTCTGGGTGAGGAAAGCGGGCGTGCGGGCTCGCAAGCGCGTGCCTGGGTGGTGGACCCGCTGGACGGCACCACCAACTTTGTGCGCGGTTTTCCCCATTTTGCGGTTTCGGTGGCGCTTATGGAGGGCAGCGAGGTTCTGGTGGGGGCCATTTACGACCCCATGCGCGACGATCTCTTCACCGCCTGCCGGGGTGCTGGGGCTTTTTGCAACGGAAAGAAAATTGCGGTGAGCGGTCGCGCTTCGCTGGAAGGCTCGTTTTTGACCACCGGTTTTCCTTTCCGCATGGGTGCTGCCCTTGCCACCTACCTTGCGGTGTTTGCCGAGGTTTTCCCCCGGGCTGCGGCCATCCGTCGCCCGGGCGCGGCCAGCCTCGACTTGGCCCACACCGCCTGCGGCATTTTTGATGCGTTTTTTGAGTTTTTCCTTTCACCCTGGGACCTGGCCGCTGGGGTCTTGCTCGTGCAGGAGGCGGGCGGCAGAGTCACCAACCTCGATGGAAAACCCGACGTTTGGACCAACGGCAACGTGGTGGCCGGCTCCCCGCGGGTCCAGGCGGAGCTGTTGCACTTGCTGCAAAAGCACGCCAACGAGGAAACTCTTAGCGTTTTGCGAGTGGCGGAGTCTGGGAGAACGGGAGCCGCCGGGTAG
- a CDS encoding riboflavin synthase: MFSGIVQTVGTLVQRESVGLGQRLTVQAQVPGGPLALGESVAINGACLTVETVEGESLRFFCSRETLERTTLGLLPVGSKVNVERALRVGDLLGGHWVSGHVDAKARVLAVRREGEGVVVRCEIPKKLSPEIAEKGSVAVDGVSLTVSRLGGSWFEVSLVPFTLQQTTLGQLRPGALVNLETDLLAKYVRRVLAERG; the protein is encoded by the coding sequence GTGTTTAGCGGCATTGTTCAAACGGTGGGGACCCTGGTCCAGCGAGAAAGCGTGGGGTTGGGGCAGAGGCTCACCGTACAGGCGCAGGTGCCCGGCGGGCCCCTGGCCCTTGGGGAAAGCGTGGCCATCAACGGGGCTTGCCTCACGGTGGAAACGGTGGAAGGGGAAAGCCTGCGTTTCTTTTGCTCCCGGGAAACCCTGGAGCGCACCACCCTGGGCTTGCTCCCGGTGGGCAGCAAGGTAAACGTGGAGCGGGCCCTGCGGGTGGGGGATCTTTTGGGAGGTCACTGGGTGAGCGGGCACGTGGACGCCAAAGCGCGGGTCTTGGCGGTGCGGCGGGAAGGGGAAGGGGTGGTGGTACGCTGCGAGATCCCCAAGAAGCTCTCCCCGGAAATTGCCGAAAAGGGTTCGGTGGCGGTGGACGGCGTTTCCCTCACCGTTTCCCGTCTGGGGGGCTCGTGGTTTGAGGTAAGCCTGGTACCCTTCACCCTGCAGCAAACGACCCTTGGGCAGCTGCGGCCGGGGGCTTTGGTGAACCTGGAAACCGACCTGCTGGCGAAGTACGTGCGCCGGGTTCTGGCGGAACGAGGGTAG